One part of the Myxococcaceae bacterium genome encodes these proteins:
- the map gene encoding type I methionyl aminopeptidase: MNHRPISLLSPSEIDKMRRVGRLAAELLEHLGSRVAPGISTQDLNDEAEQWTRSRGAISAPLGYGSRSNPFPRSICTSVNDVVCHGIPNPKQILKSGDIINIDVTPILNGFHGDTSKTFLVGDVHPEVKQLVQVTEECLKRGIAEVAPGKRFGDIGAAIQEYAESFDYGVVREFVGHGIGRDFHGDPQVFHFGTRGKGLRMLAGMCFTIEPMINLGHWKTKMLKDGWTAVTEDGSWSAQFEHTLLVTSNGFEILTQAP; the protein is encoded by the coding sequence ATGAATCATCGACCTATTTCTTTACTCTCCCCTTCTGAGATCGACAAAATGCGCCGTGTGGGTCGGCTTGCGGCTGAACTCCTCGAACACCTCGGAAGCAGGGTTGCCCCTGGAATCAGCACTCAAGACTTAAACGATGAAGCCGAACAATGGACACGCTCAAGAGGCGCTATCAGTGCACCTTTGGGTTATGGCTCACGTTCCAATCCATTTCCCAGATCCATTTGCACAAGCGTGAACGACGTCGTCTGCCATGGAATCCCGAACCCAAAGCAGATTCTGAAAAGTGGCGATATTATCAACATCGATGTTACGCCCATCCTCAATGGTTTTCACGGGGATACGTCCAAAACTTTTCTGGTCGGCGATGTACATCCGGAAGTTAAGCAATTGGTACAAGTTACGGAAGAATGCTTGAAACGAGGCATCGCCGAAGTGGCTCCTGGAAAGCGCTTCGGAGATATTGGAGCTGCTATTCAGGAATACGCGGAAAGTTTTGATTACGGCGTGGTTCGAGAATTTGTAGGCCATGGGATTGGGCGCGATTTTCACGGAGACCCTCAAGTCTTCCACTTTGGAACACGGGGCAAAGGGCTGCGCATGCTAGCTGGCATGTGTTTTACGATTGAGCCCATGATTAACTTAGGTCACTGGAAAACCAAAATGCTGAAAGATGGCTGGACGGCTGTCACCGAAGATGGCTCTTGGTCCGCTCAATTTGAACACACGCTTTTGGTGACCTCCAATGGATTTGAAATACTCACTCAAGCGCCATAG
- a CDS encoding ATP-binding protein produces the protein MWIQRDFSSYLAKLRLDGQLPVKVLKGPRQVGKTSLLEHLRTHELVVFDDIFVRNLARENPALFFEQFSSKVILDEATLAPEIFPEIKKRVDAERRELRAGKRGPILDIWITGSNQTLLQKTVRESLSGRANYFNLNTLSVHELRALAPFDLKMSLMKGGWPELYASPALDPVQYLNDFIATFIEKDIVFAAGIERRPAFAKMLGICAGRIGQLINYSDIAQNVGVDVTTVQSWISLLEQNGIVRLIQPYFDNLNQRLIKTPKLYFEDTALAVRLQGWTQSGPMMLSPYFGGLIENLVFTELSRFFSNRAWPLSLFLVRSKEKVEVDFLVQLPNQQYLAIEVKSTPIDLMNNQMTLLDSLRLNIVEKWIVSPLGVPGFQKARSISFDQIGENLERCLA, from the coding sequence ATGTGGATCCAAAGAGATTTTAGCTCCTATTTGGCTAAATTAAGGCTTGATGGTCAGTTGCCGGTCAAGGTTTTGAAGGGGCCTCGACAAGTTGGCAAGACTTCCCTTTTAGAGCACCTGAGGACCCACGAGCTTGTGGTTTTTGATGACATTTTTGTCCGAAACTTAGCAAGAGAGAATCCAGCCTTGTTCTTCGAACAATTTTCAAGCAAAGTTATCTTGGATGAAGCCACTTTGGCCCCTGAGATTTTTCCGGAAATCAAAAAGCGAGTGGATGCTGAGCGTCGCGAATTGCGAGCCGGCAAGCGTGGGCCGATACTGGATATCTGGATTACGGGATCCAATCAAACGCTGCTTCAGAAGACTGTTCGCGAGTCTTTGTCTGGAAGAGCGAACTACTTTAATTTAAACACCCTCTCTGTTCATGAACTTCGCGCTTTGGCCCCTTTTGATTTGAAGATGTCCCTCATGAAAGGGGGTTGGCCCGAACTGTATGCGTCCCCAGCTTTGGATCCTGTTCAGTATTTAAACGATTTTATTGCGACTTTTATCGAGAAGGATATTGTTTTTGCTGCGGGCATCGAAAGAAGACCAGCTTTTGCTAAGATGCTGGGGATTTGTGCGGGTAGAATTGGGCAACTGATCAATTATTCGGATATTGCTCAGAACGTTGGTGTGGATGTGACGACGGTTCAATCCTGGATTTCTTTGCTTGAGCAAAACGGAATTGTTCGATTGATTCAGCCCTATTTTGATAACCTTAACCAACGATTAATCAAGACACCCAAACTTTATTTTGAAGATACCGCTCTTGCTGTCAGGTTGCAAGGTTGGACACAGAGCGGACCTATGATGCTTAGCCCTTATTTTGGTGGGCTGATTGAGAACCTGGTGTTTACAGAGCTAAGTCGATTTTTCAGTAACCGTGCCTGGCCATTGAGCTTATTCCTGGTTCGCTCGAAAGAGAAAGTTGAGGTGGATTTTTTGGTCCAGCTGCCGAATCAACAATATTTAGCCATTGAGGTGAAGTCGACCCCCATCGATCTGATGAACAATCAGATGACTCTCTTGGATTCGTTAAGGCTGAATATCGTTGAAAAGTGGATTGTATCGCCGCTTGGAGTTCCTGGGTTTCAAAAGGCACGCAGCATTTCGTTTGACCAAATCGGGGAGAATCTTGAACGGTGCCTAGCGTAA
- the dnaE gene encoding DNA polymerase III subunit alpha: MSVNDFAHLHLHTQYSFLDGAIRIKDLLKKVTELGMRQVAVTDHGNMFGALDFYMQAKKAGIKPILGMEAYITGACKHTDRVRENFHLVLLAENNIGYDNLRKLSSKAFTDGKYFYPRIDKDLLYEHREGIIASTACLGGEVGKKCAKGDLDGARQVVRDFKRILGPDHFFLEVQPNGIEVQNTVNAHLAQLARDEGLRLIATNDCHYVNQSEHDAQNILMAIRQQKAWDDPTLHKHETDAFYIRSGQEMWDLLQGDYAAAFETACSVAARCQVDLKLGQSFLPSFQYPERFSDEADYVRHLAIQGLQRRFEELSYPVDRNQYQERLEIELGVIIRMGFSGYFLIVQDFINWAKNNRIRVGPGRGSGAGSLVAYALRITDIDPIPYNLLFERFLNPERVSMPDFDVDFMQERRGEVIQYVTDCYGRDHVGQIATYSGLNPKSAVKDVARTLGVPFSEVNELTKPMPLLIDGQKPDLDTALEYAPKLKEKAEQDPLYRRVLDTARVLEGLYRQAGMHAAGIVIGDKPLVDYVPIFQGQHGELITQFDKDKVEYAGLVKFDFLGLKTLDVITHAEDLVNERLILEGKPLLKVELLSPDAEDSRAVYNLIASGDTLGIFQVESSGFQDLCRRLKPDCFEDIIAAGALYRPGPMQSGMVDDFVDRKHGRQKVIYPHALLEPVLKPTYGTIVYQEQVLMAAQVLAGYSLGKADLLRRAMGKKKFEEMQQQRAEFVSGCKANGVEGSQAGSIFDSIEKFAGYGFNKSHAAAYALITYQTAYLKCYYPVEFMAALLTTSSDNTEDVVKYVHEARSSRIQVLPPDINASSRKFTVEEGKIRFGLEAVKGLGDAALESILAVRVQDGPFKNLFELCERMAAQKINKKILESLTKSGAFDCLERPRKQLFLSIEKALACAQKSNKDRQRGQASLFGFEAESAEVYEPAKEWGEKERLNFERETLGFYLSGHPLDRYQNEVKRLGLVSTMHLHQSKHNETVQMMGMVTDLRERPLKSGEGRWAIMSIEDNFGHAEVLAFNKVFAEFEHVLKSKEPILFKGRVVVDDVDDEGGVSQAKIRLESALLLSEAQEEKTRFVDVYLNSEHEEALAQIHTLCLQNPGVKPLRFIFQHREGYLTYLMCSDRIRIHASEAFVHSLEGLNGVVKVERTSI, translated from the coding sequence ATGTCCGTGAATGATTTTGCCCATTTGCATCTGCATACGCAGTATTCTTTTCTTGATGGCGCCATTCGCATAAAAGACCTTCTAAAAAAAGTCACTGAATTGGGCATGCGCCAGGTTGCCGTCACCGATCATGGCAATATGTTTGGGGCGCTTGACTTCTATATGCAGGCGAAGAAAGCAGGCATCAAGCCGATTCTGGGAATGGAAGCTTACATTACAGGGGCTTGCAAGCATACCGATCGCGTTCGAGAAAATTTTCACTTGGTCTTATTGGCCGAAAACAACATTGGCTACGATAACTTGCGAAAGCTGAGCTCGAAAGCATTTACCGATGGTAAATATTTCTACCCTCGAATTGATAAAGACCTGCTTTACGAACATCGAGAAGGCATCATTGCGAGTACGGCTTGTTTGGGGGGAGAAGTAGGCAAGAAGTGTGCCAAAGGCGATCTGGATGGAGCGCGGCAAGTGGTTCGAGACTTTAAGCGAATTTTGGGCCCGGATCACTTTTTCTTAGAAGTCCAGCCAAACGGCATTGAGGTTCAGAACACAGTGAATGCCCACTTGGCGCAACTGGCGCGTGATGAAGGCCTCAGACTCATTGCAACCAACGATTGTCACTATGTGAACCAAAGTGAGCACGATGCTCAAAATATTTTAATGGCCATTCGTCAGCAAAAGGCTTGGGATGATCCAACGCTGCATAAACATGAGACCGACGCGTTTTACATTCGATCGGGACAAGAGATGTGGGACCTATTGCAAGGAGACTATGCAGCAGCGTTTGAAACCGCTTGTTCGGTAGCAGCTCGATGTCAGGTGGATCTGAAGCTTGGCCAAAGTTTCCTGCCGAGTTTTCAATATCCTGAGCGTTTTAGCGATGAAGCAGACTATGTGAGGCATTTAGCCATCCAAGGTCTTCAAAGACGCTTTGAAGAACTTAGCTATCCGGTGGATCGAAACCAGTATCAAGAGCGGCTTGAAATCGAATTAGGCGTGATTATTCGGATGGGATTTTCAGGTTATTTTCTGATTGTTCAAGATTTTATTAACTGGGCAAAAAACAATCGAATCCGAGTCGGACCTGGACGAGGTTCTGGGGCGGGAAGCTTGGTCGCGTACGCGCTTCGGATTACAGATATTGATCCGATACCCTACAATCTTTTGTTTGAGCGATTCTTAAATCCGGAACGTGTATCGATGCCCGATTTCGACGTGGACTTCATGCAGGAAAGGCGTGGAGAAGTGATTCAGTACGTGACGGACTGTTACGGGCGCGATCACGTTGGGCAGATTGCAACGTATTCGGGTTTGAACCCTAAAAGTGCGGTGAAGGATGTCGCTCGAACGCTCGGAGTACCGTTTTCGGAGGTGAACGAGTTAACGAAGCCCATGCCGCTTTTGATCGATGGGCAAAAGCCGGACTTGGATACTGCTCTTGAATACGCACCAAAGCTGAAAGAGAAGGCGGAACAGGACCCCTTGTATCGCCGGGTGCTCGACACGGCTCGTGTCCTTGAAGGCCTCTATCGGCAAGCAGGTATGCATGCAGCAGGCATTGTGATCGGAGATAAGCCGCTGGTGGACTACGTTCCGATTTTTCAAGGTCAACACGGCGAACTAATTACGCAATTTGATAAAGATAAAGTCGAATACGCTGGCTTGGTGAAGTTTGACTTTTTGGGTCTCAAGACGCTTGACGTCATTACTCATGCTGAAGACCTCGTGAACGAACGGCTGATTTTAGAAGGAAAACCGCTCCTCAAAGTTGAACTGCTTTCTCCAGACGCAGAAGATTCAAGGGCCGTTTATAACTTAATTGCTTCGGGCGATACATTGGGTATTTTTCAGGTAGAGTCTTCGGGATTTCAAGATCTGTGTCGTCGCTTAAAACCCGACTGCTTTGAAGATATTATTGCGGCTGGCGCACTGTATCGGCCGGGCCCCATGCAATCTGGAATGGTTGACGATTTCGTGGATCGAAAACATGGAAGGCAGAAAGTCATTTACCCGCATGCACTTCTGGAGCCTGTTTTAAAGCCTACCTATGGAACCATTGTGTACCAGGAACAAGTGTTGATGGCAGCGCAAGTTTTGGCAGGCTATTCTCTTGGCAAAGCTGATTTGCTTCGACGAGCCATGGGAAAGAAAAAATTTGAAGAAATGCAACAGCAGCGAGCAGAATTCGTTTCTGGTTGCAAAGCCAATGGTGTGGAAGGGAGTCAAGCAGGAAGCATTTTTGACTCGATCGAAAAATTTGCTGGGTACGGTTTTAATAAAAGCCATGCGGCTGCTTATGCACTCATCACATACCAGACGGCCTATTTAAAGTGTTACTATCCCGTTGAATTCATGGCCGCGCTATTGACCACCTCTTCCGATAATACCGAAGATGTTGTGAAATACGTGCACGAAGCTCGGAGTTCCCGCATTCAGGTTCTGCCGCCGGATATTAATGCATCTTCTCGAAAGTTTACCGTTGAAGAGGGTAAAATTCGCTTTGGCCTCGAAGCCGTTAAAGGCCTTGGAGATGCAGCCTTGGAGTCCATCTTGGCGGTGAGAGTTCAAGATGGGCCATTCAAAAACTTGTTTGAGCTGTGTGAACGCATGGCAGCTCAGAAAATAAATAAAAAAATCCTAGAGTCTTTGACAAAATCGGGAGCTTTCGATTGTTTGGAACGACCCCGGAAGCAGCTTTTTTTATCGATTGAGAAAGCGCTTGCTTGCGCTCAAAAGTCAAACAAGGATCGTCAACGAGGTCAAGCTTCTCTTTTTGGATTCGAGGCTGAGAGCGCCGAAGTTTATGAGCCTGCCAAAGAATGGGGAGAAAAAGAACGCTTGAATTTTGAGCGAGAAACGCTGGGCTTTTATCTTTCGGGACATCCTCTGGATCGTTATCAAAACGAGGTAAAAAGACTGGGTTTGGTTTCTACGATGCATCTTCATCAGAGTAAGCACAACGAAACGGTGCAAATGATGGGTATGGTGACCGACCTCAGAGAAAGACCCTTAAAGAGCGGAGAAGGGCGTTGGGCGATTATGAGCATCGAAGATAACTTCGGGCATGCGGAAGTCTTAGCATTTAATAAAGTTTTTGCTGAGTTTGAGCACGTTCTCAAAAGCAAAGAACCGATCTTGTTTAAGGGGCGTGTCGTGGTGGATGATGTGGATGATGAAGGCGGCGTGAGCCAAGCGAAGATAAGACTGGAGAGTGCTTTGCTACTTTCTGAGGCTCAAGAAGAAAAAACGCGTTTTGTCGATGTGTATCTGAACTCCGAGCACGAAGAAGCTCTTGCCCAGATTCATACTCTGTGTCTTCAGAACCCGGGAGTAAAACCATTGCGTTTTATTTTTCAGCATCGAGAAGGCTACTTGACCTACTTAATGTGCAGTGATCGAATTCGAATTCACGCGAGCGAAGCCTTTGTCCATTCTTTGGAAGGGCTTAACGGAGTTGTGAAAGTTGAACGTACCAGTATTTAG
- a CDS encoding RNA-binding protein: MNPVFASIFFVFALSQNVSAWNALGHRPAWLPDPWSAAVEIGRQIQNSVQEMKPFSLGSAWVPLIRVGHDYIEQMTQRRQRIKELRQEIHRLRQIGKASEALEAEEELLRLIELGTLPEKLQKAGAWKLGTGLTDAAPGELSLPAPGAKYEVPGVRWVPAVGALSAQPESSSASAGQSLSDSWTPWRLSERISRSRKPVRNSTHGSMTLRLSLSHEAKTHTHDSDKSGVTDFYDLKNEFYAKRLTAKERGGFLVENMVAVSDRQGLWFHEDARNHAWVGYPTRVRSRYEAESILGRAKTEFERRAHVLQKACNRLGLTCNQYRVRHQNSGWGDPFFTFHVTILLKEEIRETLVSLRSLSLGEELESWLSQALMEFDQMPVAPVRQREEHPQERQAARMHIQDFCDRCQMFGRLCSLSMEPSSSPKHPRGAVVKGLPQDITTEQLREIVENYGEVSRIYLPPENPGFSSRIAFVTFRDLRFALQRFHRLRETGSL; this comes from the coding sequence ATGAATCCCGTTTTCGCTTCTATTTTCTTTGTTTTTGCTCTGTCTCAGAACGTGTCGGCTTGGAACGCGCTTGGGCATCGTCCTGCTTGGCTACCGGATCCTTGGTCTGCGGCTGTTGAAATCGGTCGGCAGATCCAAAATAGCGTTCAAGAGATGAAGCCTTTTTCGCTCGGTTCAGCTTGGGTGCCACTGATTCGTGTGGGCCATGACTATATCGAACAGATGACTCAACGACGTCAGCGCATAAAAGAACTGCGGCAGGAGATTCACAGGCTGCGCCAAATCGGAAAAGCTTCCGAGGCTTTAGAAGCCGAAGAAGAGCTTTTACGATTGATCGAGCTGGGTACTTTACCTGAGAAGTTGCAGAAGGCAGGAGCTTGGAAGCTTGGGACCGGTTTAACAGACGCAGCGCCGGGTGAACTGTCTTTGCCTGCGCCTGGGGCAAAGTATGAGGTACCAGGAGTACGCTGGGTTCCCGCTGTGGGTGCTTTATCGGCACAACCAGAGTCGTCGTCCGCGAGTGCGGGTCAAAGCCTATCCGATTCCTGGACTCCTTGGAGGCTCAGCGAACGCATTTCCAGAAGCAGAAAACCTGTTCGAAACAGCACGCACGGGAGCATGACACTTCGATTATCGCTATCGCACGAGGCAAAGACGCACACGCATGATAGCGATAAGAGTGGAGTAACCGATTTTTACGATCTTAAGAATGAGTTTTATGCAAAACGATTAACCGCAAAAGAACGAGGTGGGTTTTTAGTGGAAAATATGGTTGCTGTATCCGATAGACAAGGACTATGGTTTCATGAAGACGCTAGAAATCATGCGTGGGTTGGTTATCCAACGAGAGTCAGGAGTCGTTATGAAGCCGAATCCATTCTAGGGCGTGCAAAAACGGAATTTGAAAGAAGGGCCCATGTTTTGCAGAAGGCGTGTAATCGGCTAGGCCTTACTTGCAATCAATACCGTGTGCGTCATCAAAATAGTGGCTGGGGAGATCCCTTTTTCACTTTTCACGTAACGATTTTGCTGAAGGAAGAGATTCGTGAGACCCTTGTCTCATTGCGTTCGCTTTCTCTGGGGGAAGAATTAGAAAGCTGGCTTTCACAGGCGCTGATGGAATTTGATCAGATGCCCGTTGCGCCTGTCAGGCAAAGGGAAGAACACCCCCAAGAAAGGCAAGCGGCTAGGATGCATATTCAAGATTTTTGCGATCGTTGCCAAATGTTTGGGAGATTGTGTTCCTTGAGTATGGAGCCTTCCAGTTCTCCTAAACATCCAAGAGGCGCTGTGGTGAAAGGGTTGCCGCAGGATATCACAACAGAACAACTGCGTGAGATAGTCGAAAACTACGGAGAGGTTTCGCGGATTTATTTACCACCCGAAAACCCCGGATTCTCTAGTCGAATTGCCTTTGTCACCTTTCGGGACCTGCGGTTCGCGTTGCAGAGATTTCATCGTCTAAGAGAAACGGGTTCCCTTTAG
- a CDS encoding Rpn family recombination-promoting nuclease/putative transposase yields the protein MERYLDPTNDVGFKKVFGNAERLMDFLNNILRLPAGKTIKDLEFVSTEEIPDLGQGKRSLFDLKCQDESGTYFLIEMQCRRSPFFLKRMQYYGAHAYTSQIGRGVKHAGLLPVVVVAILKEAIFPAEVGVISYHRTLETKTGQHHLRELSYVVVELEKFDKRVDQLQNFEDEWLFFLKEAHSSSSLPVLKDRLVTQAFETMEKANWRPEEYDAYIRALLLLETEELRAESDRAEGRAEGRAEGLVEGEAKGEDKARLEVAKNLIQSGMDIGSVIKLTRLDPGQIQKLSS from the coding sequence ATGGAACGGTATTTAGACCCCACGAATGATGTTGGATTCAAAAAGGTCTTTGGTAATGCTGAACGATTGATGGATTTTCTAAACAACATTTTGCGGTTACCGGCCGGTAAAACGATTAAGGATCTCGAATTTGTATCCACCGAGGAAATTCCAGATTTGGGGCAAGGAAAAAGAAGTCTGTTTGACCTCAAATGCCAGGATGAATCGGGAACTTATTTTTTGATCGAGATGCAGTGCCGCAGAAGTCCTTTTTTCTTAAAGCGGATGCAATACTATGGGGCTCATGCTTATACCTCTCAGATTGGCCGTGGGGTGAAACACGCCGGACTCCTGCCGGTTGTAGTGGTCGCGATATTGAAAGAAGCCATTTTTCCCGCTGAAGTAGGAGTGATTAGTTACCATCGAACCCTCGAAACAAAAACGGGCCAGCATCATTTAAGAGAACTTTCGTACGTTGTTGTTGAGTTGGAAAAGTTTGATAAGCGAGTAGACCAGCTTCAGAACTTTGAAGATGAATGGCTTTTTTTCTTAAAAGAAGCTCATTCGAGCTCCAGCCTTCCGGTGTTAAAAGATCGGTTGGTAACGCAGGCATTTGAAACGATGGAGAAAGCGAATTGGAGACCAGAAGAGTACGATGCTTACATTCGGGCTTTATTGCTTTTGGAAACCGAAGAATTGAGAGCTGAATCGGACAGAGCGGAAGGTAGGGCGGAAGGTAGAGCCGAAGGTTTGGTCGAAGGCGAGGCTAAGGGGGAGGATAAGGCTCGGCTTGAGGTAGCAAAAAATCTGATTCAGTCTGGCATGGATATCGGATCCGTGATCAAGCTAACCAGACTGGATCCTGGGCAGATTCAAAAACTTTCTAGCTGA
- a CDS encoding adenosine deaminase produces MPKTLVDLHIHVGGAVAPHVLFSIAHEQGFKLPVKNYWEFVDLITSKSDTTKNLDDYLKIMHLWTERIQSSPSAIERSVYEIICKEYRSSNVDLIELRFNPMKRNLQGERDLDHIIHAALRGMDRAVLEYGVQACLLFCLAREFDHQTNEIILDKAIKYSSRGVRGIDLAGPESRNLELSLQDVPRYEKLFQKARDAGLKTTIHTGETSQTGAAGVRATLTHLKPNRIGHGIQAAYDPDTLCQLRDSGVVLEICPTSNLHTRAVKDLSELKTVLDQFKQMKIPFTINTDGPYLLNTNMARECLLLIENQILNEQEIEYCMNIARKASFV; encoded by the coding sequence TTGCCCAAGACGCTGGTAGACCTCCACATCCATGTAGGTGGTGCGGTTGCTCCGCACGTTCTCTTTAGCATTGCTCACGAACAAGGATTTAAGCTACCTGTTAAAAATTATTGGGAATTTGTCGATCTCATCACATCCAAGAGCGACACAACCAAAAATTTGGATGACTATCTCAAGATTATGCATCTCTGGACTGAGCGGATTCAGAGTTCGCCATCGGCTATTGAACGCTCTGTCTACGAAATTATTTGCAAAGAATACCGTTCTTCGAATGTGGATCTCATTGAGCTTCGCTTTAATCCCATGAAGCGCAATCTTCAAGGTGAGCGCGATTTGGATCACATCATTCATGCCGCTCTCCGAGGAATGGACCGAGCTGTCTTGGAATATGGCGTTCAGGCCTGTCTTTTATTCTGCCTGGCTCGAGAGTTTGATCATCAAACCAATGAAATTATTTTGGATAAAGCCATCAAATATTCTAGCCGAGGAGTGCGTGGAATCGACTTGGCTGGACCTGAGAGTCGAAACTTAGAACTTTCCTTACAAGATGTTCCACGCTACGAAAAACTCTTTCAAAAGGCCCGAGACGCAGGACTCAAAACAACGATTCACACGGGGGAAACTTCGCAGACCGGTGCTGCTGGAGTCAGGGCTACTTTAACGCATCTGAAACCGAATCGAATCGGGCATGGTATTCAGGCAGCCTACGACCCGGACACACTCTGCCAGCTTCGTGACTCAGGCGTTGTATTGGAAATCTGTCCCACTTCGAATCTTCACACTCGGGCCGTCAAAGATTTAAGCGAACTCAAAACGGTTTTGGATCAATTTAAACAGATGAAGATACCGTTCACCATTAACACAGATGGCCCCTATCTCTTGAACACCAATATGGCTCGTGAATGTCTTTTGTTGATTGAAAATCAAATCTTAAATGAACAAGAAATCGAATACTGTATGAATATCGCTCGGAAAGCTTCTTTTGTATGA
- a CDS encoding superoxide dismutase, translating into MTYKLPELPYSKNALAPYISEETLDYHHGKHHQTYVTNLNNLVQNRPLEELIRTESGAIFNNAAQIWNHTFYWHSLSPQGGQEPKDRVQAAINRDFGSFEAFKNLFTQAALGQFGSGWAWLVQDSAGKLVIRATSNAESPLQTNENPILTCDVWEHAYYIDYRNARAKYVDAWWNLVNWDFANQNLQSL; encoded by the coding sequence ATGACTTACAAATTGCCCGAACTGCCCTACTCAAAGAATGCTCTCGCCCCATACATCTCAGAAGAAACCCTGGATTATCATCACGGCAAGCATCACCAAACTTACGTCACCAATCTGAACAATCTGGTTCAAAATCGCCCCTTAGAAGAATTGATTCGTACCGAATCGGGAGCCATTTTTAACAACGCCGCACAAATTTGGAACCACACGTTCTATTGGCATTCCTTATCCCCCCAAGGCGGCCAGGAACCCAAAGATCGTGTTCAGGCAGCCATCAATCGTGACTTCGGATCCTTTGAAGCCTTCAAAAACTTGTTTACCCAAGCAGCGCTTGGTCAATTTGGCTCCGGATGGGCTTGGCTGGTTCAAGATAGCGCCGGCAAGCTTGTGATTCGGGCTACTTCCAATGCTGAGTCTCCTCTGCAAACAAACGAAAACCCAATCCTCACTTGCGATGTCTGGGAGCATGCCTACTATATCGACTATCGCAACGCACGGGCCAAATACGTCGATGCTTGGTGGAATCTCGTCAATTGGGACTTTGCCAACCAAAACCTCCAATCATTATAG